A genomic window from Purpureocillium takamizusanense chromosome 2, complete sequence includes:
- a CDS encoding uncharacterized protein (COG:S~EggNog:ENOG503P0Z2) has protein sequence MGLNFEVFYSKRPSVTRSGPPGHDELKWVPTTSTMIFGAQDAVLVDTQLTEDAGKELLDWAVAMGKNVTHIYITHAHGDHFFGSGLLQQAFPQAKVVATPEVVARMKGEISPQRLESLWNKLFPGQIPTDLRVAEPLTEPELEIEGEKLLVVKTGHTDTNDSTTLWVPSIGLAVTGDAVYANTHPYLGESGSKESRLEWIAALDKIAALHPRSVVGGHSDPSRGFDPSAIAETKAYLEAFDRLSEETSTAEELYNRILQLYPGRLNPGSAWAGAILVKK, from the coding sequence ATGGGTCTCAACTTCGAAGTGTTCTACAGCAAACGCCCAAGCGTCACCCGATCTGGGCCGCCGGGGCACGATGAGCTTAAGTGGGTGCCTACCACGTCGACAATGATTTTTGGCGCTCAAGATGCAGTTCTCGTCGACACGCAGTTGACGGAAGACGCGGGTAAAGAGCTCCTGGATTGGGCGGTGGCAATGGGCAAAAACGTTACACATATTTACATCACTCACGCTCACGGCGACCACTTTTTTGGCAGCGGACTGCTCCAACAGGCGTTCCCACAGGCAAAGGTAGTTGCCACCCCAGAGGTTGTGGCTCGCATGAAGGGCGAGATATCTCCGCAGAGGCTCGAAAGTCTTTGGAACAAGCTCTTCCCTGGCCAGATTCCCACCGATCTCAGAGTCGCCGAGCCATTGACTGAGCCCGAGCTAGAAATCGAGGGGGAGAAGCTCCTGGTAGTAAAGACTGGTCACACCGACACCAATGACAGCACGACGCTCTGGGTTCCTTCTATCGGTCTCGCTGTGACCGGCGATGCGGTGTATGCCAATACCCACCCTTATCTAGGAGAGTCTGGAAGCAAAGAATCACGACTTGAGTGGATCGCTGCGCTGGACAAGATTGCTGCCCTCCACCCTCGCAGCGTTGTTGGGGGCCACAGCGACCCCAGCAGAGGGTTTGATCCAAGTGCAATTGCAGAGACAAAGGCCTATCTTGAAGCCTTTGACCGACTGAGCGAGGAGACGAGTACAGCGGAAGAGTTATACAACCGCATCCTTCAATTGTATCCGGGGCGGCTCAATCCCGGATCAGCGTGGGCCGGAGCCATACTTGTGAAGAAGTaa
- a CDS encoding uncharacterized protein (COG:C~EggNog:ENOG503NX3C), with protein sequence MAVQSAVVIERQGAAQLVHDRPVPKLRDDYILVKTAAVAVNPTDWKHIQSLVQVPGPLVGCDYAGTVVEVGSKVTKAFKKGDRICGFAHGSNAVQHEDGTFAEYIVVKGDLQIKVPENLSFEEAATLGVGITTVGQGLYQELKLAPPASPTTTGQQILIYGGSTATGSLGIQYAKLSGYTVLTTCSARNFEFVKSLGADAVFDYNDEHCAADIRKFSQSRLALAWDTVSLASSAAICANALTTAPGSKYAALLPVDLGRGDVEVSVTLAYTALGESFTFGAREIPASTPDFQFAKTFWESSRNLLQEGKIKVHRPRVGKGLSGVLEGLELLKSNKVSGEKLVYVLDIGKD encoded by the coding sequence ATGGCTGTTCAGAGCGCCGTTGTAATAGAGCGACAAGGGGCTGCGCAACTCGTGCACGACCGACCCGTTCCTAAACTACGAGATGATTACATTCTGGTCAAGACGGCGGCCGTAGCCGTCAATCCAACCGACTGGAAACATATACAAAGCTTGGTGCAGGTACCGGGTCCGCTAGTCGGGTGCGACTACGCCGGGACGGTTGTTGAGGTTGGCTCAAAGGTCACAAAGGCATTCAAGAAAGGCGACCGCATCTGTGGTTTTGCGCATGGTTCAAATGCTGTCCAGCACGAAGATGGAACTTTTGCAGAATATATCGTCGTTAAAGGCGACCTGCAAATCAAGGTCCCCGAGAACCTTAGCTTTGAGGAAGCTGCCACGCTGGGCGTAGGCATTACGACGGTCGGACAAGGCCTGTATCAGGAACTCAAACTGGCGCCCCCAGCTTCTCCCACCACGACGGGGCAACAAATTTTGATCTATGGAGGAAGCACCGCAACTGGCAGCTTGGGCATCCAGTACGCTAAGCTCTCTGGCTATACGGTGTTAACGACTTGCTCTGCACGAAACTTCGAGTTTGTCAAATCACTTGGAGCTGATGCAGTCTTCGATTATAACGACGAGCATTGTGCGGCAGACATTCGCAAGTTTTCGCAGAGTAGACTCGCCTTGGCGTGGGATACGGTCTCCCTCGCTTCGTCTGCTGCAATTTGCGCCAACGCACTAACCACTGCGCCTGGTTCGAAGTACGCTGCCCTCCTTCCAGTTGATCTGGGTCGGGGGGACGTCGAAGTCTCTGTCACCCTCGCGTATACTGCTCTAGGCGAGAGCTTCACATTCGGCGCACGCGAAATCCCGGCCAGCACTCCCGACTTTCAATTCGCAAAGACTTTCTGGGAGTCCAGTCGCAACCTCCTGCAGGAGGGCAAAATCAAGGTCCATCGTCCAAGAGTTGGAAAAGGATTGAGCGGTGTCCTCGAAGGGCTGGAGCTCCTAAAGTCCAACAAAGTCAGCGGGGAGAAATTGGTTTATGTGCTGGATATCGGGAAAGATTAG